A single genomic interval of Romboutsia ilealis harbors:
- a CDS encoding tRNA (mnm(5)s(2)U34)-methyltransferase produces the protein MKLGKCLTKITDINKLYLEKVINEGDIVVDATMGNGYDTKYLAEKVGEDGFVYSFDVQETALKSTKKRLDKENLSDRVKLILDGHENMDKYVEGEVSCVLFNLGYLPRADHNIITKPETTIKAIKHSLNLLKPHGVISIAIYTGHEGGMEEKNSVYEFVKNLDQNEFNVLECGFINQINNPPQLVLIEKKKEYIK, from the coding sequence ATGAAATTAGGAAAGTGCTTAACTAAGATTACAGATATAAATAAATTATATTTAGAAAAAGTTATAAATGAAGGTGATATAGTAGTTGATGCTACTATGGGAAATGGATACGATACAAAGTATTTAGCAGAGAAGGTTGGAGAAGATGGTTTTGTATATAGCTTTGATGTACAAGAAACTGCTCTTAAATCTACTAAAAAAAGGTTAGATAAAGAAAATTTAAGCGATAGAGTTAAGTTAATACTTGATGGTCATGAAAATATGGACAAGTATGTTGAAGGAGAGGTAAGCTGTGTTTTATTTAACTTAGGATATCTACCAAGAGCTGATCATAATATAATCACAAAGCCAGAAACTACTATTAAGGCCATTAAACATTCTTTAAATTTATTAAAACCTCATGGAGTTATAAGTATAGCAATATACACAGGGCATGAAGGGGGAATGGAAGAGAAAAATAGTGTTTATGAATTTGTAAAAAATCTTGATCAAAATGAATTTAACGTATTAGAATGTGGATTTATAAATCAAATAAATAATCCACCACAGCTTGTTTTAATAGAGAAGAAAAAAGAATATATAAAATAA
- a CDS encoding pseudouridine synthase: protein MRINKYIASCGVASRRKAEEIILDGRVTVNGKLVTELAFNIDEEKDIVEIDGEQIGVEKNNVYIVLNKPEGYITTVKDQFDRPSVLDLVKDIDERVYPIGRLDYETSGLLILTNDGDLTYKLTHPKHEVDKTYMAIVKGVPNAQEIKNFEEGLYIEDYKTAPAKIKVVKINEEKNYSICQIKIHEGRNRQVRKMCRAINHPVLRLKRSAMGKIVLKDLEVGQYRHLTKEEVAYLKSIK, encoded by the coding sequence ATGAGAATAAATAAATATATAGCATCTTGTGGTGTTGCATCAAGAAGAAAAGCAGAAGAAATAATACTAGATGGTAGAGTTACTGTAAATGGAAAGCTAGTTACAGAGCTTGCCTTTAATATAGATGAGGAAAAAGATATAGTTGAAATTGATGGAGAACAAATAGGTGTAGAAAAAAATAATGTTTACATTGTTTTAAATAAACCAGAAGGTTATATAACAACTGTTAAAGATCAATTTGATAGACCAAGTGTACTTGATTTAGTAAAAGATATAGATGAAAGAGTTTATCCTATAGGAAGATTAGATTATGAAACTAGTGGTTTATTAATACTTACTAATGATGGTGATTTAACTTATAAATTAACTCATCCAAAACATGAAGTTGATAAAACTTATATGGCTATAGTTAAAGGTGTACCAAATGCACAAGAAATTAAAAACTTTGAAGAAGGTTTATATATAGAAGACTACAAAACAGCTCCTGCTAAAATAAAAGTAGTTAAAATAAATGAAGAAAAGAACTACTCAATATGTCAAATAAAAATACATGAAGGTAGAAATAGACAAGTAAGAAAAATGTGTAGAGCTATAAACCATCCAGTACTTAGACTGAAAAGATCAGCTATGGGTAAAATAGTTTTAAAAGATTTAGAAGTAGGTCAGTACAGACATTTAACTAAAGAAGAAGTGGCTTATTTAAAAAGCATAAAATAG